A genome region from candidate division KSB1 bacterium includes the following:
- a CDS encoding cohesin domain-containing protein, with translation MIYRYLLLVCLIAVQGLFALQVAESEKLDAIENTWPFLKHHIRLAHTQDRPSGEYGALLSGYQQRLMNRNTISDFQLRKTVQNSELLQQISQSDSFCSHARLAISRQAGRVLVVWQDERNGQLNPDVYAQICDMNMNPLGDNFKVHAADPNAQISPEVAAVSNNQFCVVWEDYRDGDPKIFYSCVDRDGAIVKEDTALSASTAAQLSPAVSASDSGQIVAAWIEDASPHYSVSYTSLDPDFKTVFRGTVGNASTDHQWSPDIAVLPDGQSMVIWEEARYESSDIYAQSLKTDGTKRGQSRRVNEQRDSQLQWKPSLAAAHDRFFAVWQDHGQTQPDVHAVWLNTYVMSQTPEITLDETAGVNPVAAVRDDTTGFAAWKGQSDPGLINLRACRRDGELSILTRIDATETAYRPQFETAGDSLLFCWIGESGEISAVYASAFSWQQLTLNRAPQIPDTPQGLNELTVLDSAYYSLSSLDPEGDSVYYEIDWGDGSRTGWQGAFASGSEQTFVHRWEQAGSYTVRGRAKDTNDNTSEWSEGWVVSVNPALKDTSVLSFSAAAGEPGDTLNVNLLLNNREPVMRAQLTLLFDPQLLSPLDAELTARTADFDVAVEVDSNELHIDLNAGFGQALTADSGAVLHIPVKISSTIMTDTVTRIEYSRARLTGSQSDSLPVLTAAGVISINLPVNRPPEQPAAPAGPDELQVSESGEFIVQTVDPEGDSLYYKMDWGDSSFADWQGPYTGGSEQRFEHSWSTSGTYAVRVRARDAQDHLSEWSEVKSVQVNSVFRRQFLMLGDVAAQPGDSVPLPVTLINTRTVAAVRMILEYDPDLLTPGAAQLTPRTTDFTVSTVVDSGELQINLDSDTQALLTADSTALLTLPVYIESGIARDTLARFTFKTAILVDANGDTLPVWTKSGSVVIRVTENLPPVVYSAPVGLQELQVAEMAVFTLTAEDPEGDSLYYFISWGDSSVTGWQGPYAGAVEKRFGHSWSEPGDYAVVARARDMYEHVSEWSDTLWVNVTYASDVNENGHSITQFSLLQNYPNPFNPSTRISYEVPQDAHIRIKVFDVRGACIRTLVDREKTTGRYTLTWNGRDERGNRVPSGVYIYRLVTPEQTLARKMVLVE, from the coding sequence GTGATATATCGTTATTTGCTGTTGGTTTGTCTCATTGCTGTACAGGGTCTGTTTGCGCTGCAAGTTGCTGAATCTGAAAAACTGGATGCAATCGAGAACACCTGGCCGTTTCTGAAACATCATATTCGTCTGGCACACACACAGGACCGACCTTCCGGAGAGTATGGAGCATTGCTTTCGGGTTATCAGCAGCGTTTGATGAATCGAAACACGATATCCGACTTTCAATTGAGAAAAACAGTTCAGAATTCCGAATTGCTGCAACAAATCAGTCAAAGCGACAGTTTTTGTTCGCATGCCCGACTGGCGATATCGCGGCAGGCCGGAAGAGTACTCGTTGTCTGGCAGGATGAACGCAACGGTCAGCTGAATCCTGATGTTTATGCACAGATTTGCGATATGAATATGAATCCGCTTGGGGATAATTTCAAAGTGCATGCGGCAGACCCCAACGCGCAGATTTCGCCCGAGGTTGCGGCGGTTTCGAATAATCAATTCTGTGTGGTGTGGGAGGATTATCGCGACGGAGATCCCAAAATATTTTATTCATGCGTTGACCGTGATGGAGCGATTGTAAAAGAGGACACTGCGCTGTCGGCGTCAACCGCTGCGCAGCTGTCCCCGGCGGTGTCGGCCTCGGATTCCGGTCAAATCGTAGCGGCATGGATAGAGGATGCGTCGCCACATTACAGTGTCTCTTATACGAGTCTGGATCCGGATTTCAAGACCGTCTTTCGGGGAACGGTCGGCAATGCTTCCACTGATCATCAGTGGTCGCCGGATATTGCGGTGTTGCCGGATGGGCAGAGTATGGTGATCTGGGAGGAGGCCCGCTATGAATCATCCGATATTTACGCGCAAAGTCTGAAAACCGACGGCACGAAACGCGGGCAAAGCCGCAGAGTCAATGAACAGCGCGACAGTCAGTTGCAATGGAAACCCTCGCTTGCTGCAGCCCATGACCGATTTTTTGCTGTCTGGCAGGATCACGGACAGACGCAGCCGGATGTCCATGCTGTATGGCTGAACACCTATGTGATGTCACAGACACCGGAGATCACGCTCGATGAAACTGCAGGGGTGAATCCGGTTGCAGCGGTACGCGATGATACCACGGGTTTTGCGGCCTGGAAGGGTCAATCTGATCCGGGGTTGATCAATCTCAGAGCTTGTCGAAGAGACGGTGAGCTGTCCATTTTGACCCGGATTGATGCAACGGAAACCGCCTATCGGCCGCAGTTTGAAACCGCCGGCGATTCGCTGTTGTTTTGCTGGATTGGTGAAAGCGGGGAAATATCTGCGGTTTACGCGTCGGCTTTTTCCTGGCAGCAGTTAACTTTGAATCGTGCTCCGCAAATTCCTGATACACCGCAGGGATTAAATGAACTGACCGTTTTGGATAGCGCGTATTATTCGCTGTCCAGTCTCGATCCGGAAGGCGATTCGGTGTATTACGAGATCGACTGGGGAGACGGAAGCCGCACAGGCTGGCAGGGCGCCTTTGCCAGCGGCAGTGAACAGACGTTTGTCCATAGATGGGAGCAAGCGGGCAGCTATACAGTCAGAGGACGCGCCAAAGACACGAATGATAACACATCAGAATGGAGTGAGGGATGGGTTGTAAGCGTGAATCCGGCCCTGAAAGATACCAGTGTTTTATCTTTTTCCGCTGCTGCGGGCGAGCCCGGCGATACCCTAAATGTGAATCTGCTTCTAAACAATCGCGAGCCTGTCATGCGCGCGCAGCTAACGCTGCTGTTTGATCCGCAGCTCCTTTCACCTCTTGATGCAGAGTTAACCGCGCGTACCGCCGATTTTGATGTGGCAGTCGAGGTGGATTCCAATGAACTGCATATTGATTTGAATGCCGGATTTGGTCAGGCATTGACCGCGGACAGCGGTGCGGTGCTGCATATTCCTGTAAAAATATCATCCACGATAATGACGGATACGGTCACCCGGATCGAGTATTCCCGGGCCCGGCTCACCGGTTCGCAATCCGATAGCTTGCCGGTACTCACCGCCGCCGGAGTAATATCGATCAACTTGCCTGTAAATCGGCCGCCGGAGCAGCCGGCGGCCCCTGCCGGACCGGATGAATTGCAGGTGTCAGAGTCCGGTGAATTTATAGTACAAACGGTTGATCCGGAAGGCGATTCGCTGTATTACAAGATGGACTGGGGAGACAGCTCTTTTGCAGACTGGCAGGGTCCGTACACCGGCGGCAGCGAACAGCGTTTTGAGCACAGCTGGTCGACATCCGGAACCTATGCCGTTCGGGTTCGGGCCAGAGATGCGCAGGATCATCTTTCGGAATGGAGTGAAGTAAAGTCGGTGCAGGTGAATTCAGTCTTTCGTCGACAGTTTTTAATGCTCGGGGATGTTGCAGCTCAGCCGGGTGACAGTGTGCCGCTGCCGGTCACTTTGATCAATACCAGAACGGTTGCTGCTGTCCGGATGATTTTAGAGTATGATCCGGATTTATTAACTCCCGGCGCAGCGCAACTGACGCCGCGGACCACGGATTTTACGGTTTCGACAGTCGTGGATTCCGGTGAACTGCAAATCAATCTTGATTCCGATACGCAGGCGCTGCTGACTGCCGACAGCACAGCCCTGTTGACTTTGCCCGTTTATATCGAATCCGGAATTGCCCGGGATACACTGGCCCGTTTTACATTCAAGACCGCAATTTTAGTTGATGCAAACGGTGATACGCTTCCTGTATGGACAAAGTCGGGCAGCGTGGTCATTCGTGTGACTGAAAATTTACCGCCGGTCGTTTATTCTGCACCTGTTGGCTTACAGGAGCTGCAGGTTGCGGAAATGGCCGTGTTCACCCTAACTGCCGAGGATCCGGAAGGGGATTCACTGTATTATTTTATATCCTGGGGTGACAGCAGTGTTACGGGCTGGCAGGGTCCGTATGCCGGTGCTGTTGAAAAACGCTTTGGACACAGCTGGAGCGAACCGGGCGATTATGCGGTGGTGGCGCGGGCTCGGGACATGTACGAGCATGTTTCGGAGTGGAGTGATACGCTGTGGGTGAACGTGACCTATGCGTCGGATGTTAATGAGAATGGTCATAGCATCACCCAGTTTTCGCTCCTGCAAAACTATCCCAACCCGTTTAATCCCTCAACGCGTATTTCGTATGAGGTTCCGCAAGATGCGCATATCCGGATTAAGGTGTTCGATGTCCGCGGCGCCTGCATCCGAACCCTGGTGGACCGGGAAAAAACAACCGGACGCTATACGCTCACCTGGAACGGGCG